In Ruminiclostridium papyrosolvens DSM 2782, the following proteins share a genomic window:
- a CDS encoding amino acid ABC transporter permease — translation MNRKTTTPLWNNKKVIPIILQAVFLIVLILLSVFFISNASKGLQKIGIKLGFDFLNSTAGFSIDDRLINYTPSDSYGRALLVGLFNTLKVGLVGIVISGILGLFIGIGRLSNNWLVKKLTGGYVEVIRNTPLLIQIFILYFAVFLPFPQIERNINFKNIIFFSNRGTAIPWFTTNQSSGIWLIFAMIGLAAAIVLWKVVLKKQVEIGKNMHPMAWSIGAVLITVIVAYVVTNSPPLQISIPEINKMAFRGGYVLSSEFASILCGLFIYHSAFIAEIVRAGIMAVPKGQIEATKALGMKKGATMRLVILPQAFRVIIPSVTSQFLNLFKNSTLAIAVGYTDLFSIGNTIINQTGQSIQIMILMASIYLIVSLVISFLMNCFNNYYKLVER, via the coding sequence ATGAATAGAAAGACTACGACTCCATTATGGAATAATAAAAAAGTGATTCCAATTATTCTTCAGGCAGTATTTTTGATTGTACTCATCCTATTGTCTGTGTTCTTTATTTCAAATGCTAGTAAGGGTCTCCAAAAGATTGGTATTAAGCTGGGATTTGATTTTTTAAATTCAACGGCAGGTTTTTCAATTGATGACAGATTAATTAATTATACTCCATCTGATAGTTATGGAAGAGCCCTTTTGGTAGGCTTGTTTAACACATTAAAAGTGGGATTGGTTGGCATTGTAATATCAGGAATTCTGGGATTGTTTATAGGTATAGGACGATTGTCAAACAATTGGCTGGTTAAGAAACTTACCGGAGGGTATGTAGAAGTAATACGTAATACCCCTTTATTAATACAAATTTTTATTCTTTACTTTGCAGTATTTTTACCATTTCCTCAAATTGAAAGAAATATAAACTTTAAAAATATAATTTTTTTCAGTAATCGCGGAACGGCAATTCCATGGTTTACAACCAACCAATCCTCAGGTATATGGCTGATCTTTGCCATGATTGGTCTGGCAGCGGCAATTGTATTGTGGAAGGTGGTGCTGAAAAAACAGGTTGAAATCGGAAAAAACATGCATCCTATGGCTTGGAGCATCGGAGCAGTTTTAATTACTGTTATTGTCGCTTATGTGGTAACAAATAGCCCTCCTCTGCAGATAAGCATTCCTGAAATCAATAAGATGGCATTTAGAGGAGGATATGTTCTCAGCTCTGAGTTTGCTTCTATCTTATGTGGACTGTTTATTTACCACTCCGCTTTTATAGCTGAAATAGTAAGAGCCGGTATAATGGCTGTACCTAAAGGACAAATAGAGGCTACAAAGGCACTCGGTATGAAAAAGGGAGCCACTATGCGTCTGGTTATTCTTCCTCAAGCCTTCCGTGTAATAATACCCTCAGTCACAAGCCAGTTTTTAAATTTGTTCAAAAACAGTACGTTGGCGATAGCAGTTGGGTATACAGATTTATTTTCGATAGGAAATACCATTATAAATCAAACAGGTCAGTCTATACAAATTATGATTTTGATGGCGTCAATCTATTTGATAGTCAGCTTGGTGATATCATTTTTAATGAATTGCTTTAATAATTATTACAAGCTGGTGGAAAGGTAA
- a CDS encoding amino acid ABC transporter substrate-binding protein, with protein MRKIFNAKALGKVAMLLVASVLVVTGCSSSNEQSDTSGKSGTKGQGSESILQKVKARGKVYIGCDTVLPGFGFLETDGKYSGFDIEIGKAFAAAILGDPNAAEMKPVTGQTRFTALQTGEIDILSRATTMSITRDTTLGIRFLPTDFYDGQGIMVKKNKNVKTFKDLDGMRIGVEQGTTTEKNVTTKLAAVGAKANIVVFENQDSIVSAYEAGSIDAWTSDKSGLVSRLAGMSKQDEHAILEETLSKEPLTPAIKAGDDQWFNVTRWTLYALMQAEELGITQANVEEMVKSDDPSIRSLLGAEGDLGKNLGLSNDWVVKLIKGVGNYGEIYERTLGQGSAFKLDRGLNALWTDGGLMYSPPFN; from the coding sequence ATGAGAAAAATATTTAATGCAAAAGCTTTAGGCAAAGTGGCAATGCTGTTAGTGGCAAGTGTATTGGTGGTTACCGGATGTTCCAGCTCGAATGAACAAAGCGATACAAGTGGTAAATCGGGTACAAAGGGACAGGGCAGTGAATCAATACTTCAGAAGGTAAAGGCCAGAGGTAAGGTTTACATTGGTTGTGATACTGTTCTTCCTGGCTTTGGATTTCTGGAAACAGATGGAAAGTACAGCGGTTTTGACATTGAAATCGGGAAGGCATTTGCCGCTGCAATTCTCGGGGATCCAAATGCTGCAGAAATGAAGCCGGTTACAGGACAAACCAGATTTACAGCTCTTCAAACCGGAGAAATTGATATTTTAAGCCGTGCAACTACAATGAGCATTACCAGGGACACAACTCTGGGAATAAGATTCTTACCAACTGATTTTTATGACGGACAAGGTATCATGGTTAAGAAAAACAAGAACGTTAAAACCTTTAAAGACCTTGACGGAATGCGAATAGGTGTGGAACAGGGTACAACTACGGAAAAGAATGTGACAACAAAGTTAGCTGCTGTAGGTGCAAAAGCAAATATAGTAGTTTTTGAAAATCAGGATTCAATTGTATCCGCATATGAAGCAGGAAGTATTGATGCATGGACATCAGATAAATCAGGACTTGTTTCAAGACTTGCAGGCATGAGTAAGCAGGACGAGCATGCTATTCTTGAAGAAACATTGTCAAAAGAACCGTTGACACCTGCAATAAAAGCTGGGGATGATCAATGGTTTAATGTAACAAGATGGACGTTGTATGCACTGATGCAGGCAGAGGAATTGGGAATAACACAGGCTAATGTAGAAGAAATGGTTAAATCCGATGATCCGTCAATTCGTAGCTTACTTGGAGCAGAAGGGGATTTAGGCAAAAATTTAGGACTTAGCAATGACTGGGTTGTAAAGCTGATAAAAGGTGTCGGAAATTACGGAGAAATTTATGAAAGAACTCTCGGACAGGGTTCTGCATTTAAACTTGATCGTGGTCTGAATGCATTGTGGACAGACGGAGGTCTGATGTATTCACCGCCTTTTAACTGA